A window of Streptomyces sp. NBC_01689 genomic DNA:
GGCGGTGCGGTGGTGAGACGCTGCACGGGGCCGCGTTCACACGTGGATGACGTGGCTCGTACGGGGAGGTGGCAGGCAAGTGGTGGATCAGCTGACGCAGCACGATCCGCGTCGGATCGGGCCGTTCGAGGTGCTGGGGCGGCTGGGTGCCGGCGGCATGGGGCTGGTCTATCTCGCGCGTTCGGCCTCCGGCCGTCGGGTGGCGATCAAGACGGTCAGGACGGAGCTCGCCGAGGACCAGCTGTTCCGGGTGCGCTTCACCCGTGAGGTCGAGGCCGCGCGCGCGGTCTCCGGCTTCTACACGGCGGCCGTGGTCGACGCCGACCCGCGTGCCGCCGTGCCGTGGCTCGCCACCGCGTACGTCCCGGCGCCCTCCCTCGAGGAGATAGTGAACGAGTGCGGGCCGATGCCGGCCCAGGCGGTGCGCTGGCTGGCCGCGGGCGTCGCGGAGGCGCTGCAGTCCATCCACGGCGCGGGGCTCGTCCACCGTGACCTGAAACCCTCGAACGTCCTGGTGGTCGAGGACGGGCCGCGGGTCATCGACTTCGGCATCGCGTCCGGCGTCTCGAACACCCGTCTGACGATGACGAATGTGGCGGTCGGAACGCCCGCGTACATGTCACCCGAACAGGCGAAGGACTCGCGCAGCGTGACCGGCGCGAGCGACGTCTTCTCGCTCGGCTCGATGCTCGTCTTCGCCGCCACCGGACACGCGCCCTTCCACGGCGCGAACCCGGTCGAGACGGTCTTCATGCTCCTCCGCGAGGGACCCGACCTCGAAGGCCTCCCGGACGAGCTGAGGCCGCTGATCGAGTCCTGTATGCAGATGGAGGCGGCCGGCCGGCCCAATCCCGCCGACCTCCAGGCACAACTGGCTCCCCATCTGTTCGGCTCAGGTTCGGACGACAGCGGTACCGCGTCGGCCTGGCTGCCCGAGCGGGCGGTGGGCCTGATCGAGTCGCGCCGCGGGGGCCGTCCGCCGGTGAAGACCCAGCCGTCCGGCGGCCGCAGCGGCGGCGGCCGCCCGGTCGTGCCCCCGCCTCCGGCGCACGCTCCCGCGGTCGTCGGCGCGCCCGACACCGGTCCGGTGCGACTGGCCGGCGGCAAGGTGCCCATCGGCCCCGGGCCGCGGGTCGCCGACGCCCGTGCCGCCGCGGTGAAGGCCCCTCCTCCGGAGGCCGGCCTCGCCGCGTCCTGGTCCCGGCCGCGCGTCGGCGTCAACGGCGCCGACCCGGCACCGGTGCTCGCGCCGCCGCCCCCGCCGGACTCCCCGTCCGGCTGGCGTCCCTGGCGCTTCCGTATGTCGAACGACGTCTGGGGCACGCCCACGGTCGCGGGCGACCTCGTCTACGTCACGTCCTTCGAGGTCCACGCGCTGGACGTGGCGACCGGCCGCCGCAGCTTCAAGACACGGGACGTGGCCTGGTCGATGGCGGTCGCGGACGGCCGTATCCACGCCTCCGACGGACCGACGCTGTTCGCCCTGGAGGCCCGGGAGGGCGCCGATCTGTGGCGGCTGGCGACGGACGCCTGGGTCTACTCCCTCAAGGCCGACCGGGGGACCGTCGTCACCGGGACGCGCGGGGGCGGTGTGCAGGCCTGGGAGGCCTCCAACGGCCAGAAACTCTGGGAGCTCACCGGCGCCCAGACCGACTTCGAGTCCCCGGAGGCGGGGCCCGCCGTGCACGACGGTACGGTCTTCGTCTGGAAGGACGCGCGGCTGCGCGCGCTGGAGGCCCGTACGGGCGAGGAACGCTGGTCGTACCCGATCGGCGACGCCGCGTCCTGCGGCGGCGTGCCGGTCCGGCTGACCCGGGCCGACGACGGCTACGTCTACATCTCCGCCGGCACCCGGGCGCTCGCCGTCGACGTGGCGAGCGGACATGTGCGCTGGCACTTCGAGGCGCCGGCGGTCTTCCTGTGCCCGCCGACCTTCGTACCGGGGCCCGCGGTCGCCGGCGGCGGGGTGTACCTCGCGGACTACCTCGGCACGGTGTACGCGCTCGACGCCACCGACGGACGCGACCGCTGGCGCATCGCGACGGAGGCCCGTGCCTCCATCGACCCGGTGCTCGTCGCCGCGGGGCACGTCCACGTCGGCAGCGGAAAGGGCCTGTACACCCTGGACGCGGTCACGGGCACGCCGAAGTGGCGTTTCCAGGCGGGCGGCGACATCGTGGGCGCGCCCGCCGTCGCCGAGGGCCGCATCCACTTCGGCTCCACGGACCATCTGCTGTACACGCTGAAGGCCGACGACGGGCGCCTGCGCTGGAAGCTGGCGACCGGGGGCGAGATCACCGGCGCCCCCGTCGTCAAGGACGGTGTCGTGTACGCCTGCAGCAAGGACCGCTGTGTGTACGCCCTGGACGCGGAGAAGGGCACCGGGACGGCTCGCACGACGTGAGCGCGGGACCCCCCGAGTGGCTGCCGGGGCCGTGGGTAGGGTGACGGCATGCAGACGCGGGGGCGCAGACTCAAGTTCACAGCGGTGTCGGCGATGGTGGTGCTGGCCCTGACCGGGTTCTCCACCGGCCGGCACGGCCACAGCCGCCACAGCGGGGGCGGGAGCGGGGGAGGCTGCAGCAGCTCCCGCCAGGACCACGACAGTTCGTCGTCGACCTCGGGCGGCGGCTCGTACGGCGGCGGTTCGTCCGGCGGTTCCTCGTACGGCTCCGGTTCGACCGACGACGGCACCGGCGGCACCTACCGGTCGCGGCCCACCCGCCGTTCCACGCCGACCTCGTCCGCCGGTGGCGGCCGGGCCCTGCAGAGCGGGACCGCGACCCTCGTGAGCTGCGCGTCCGAGAAGGCGCCCTACGCGACGGTCGAGGTCCGGAACCCGAACGGGCGAGCGGGCGGCTTCGTGGTGTCCGTCGCCTTCAAGGACCGCTCGGACGTCACCGTCGTCGGCGGCTCCGGGCGGGTGCGGGTCTCCGCGAACGGCAGGGCGACCGTCCGGGTGCCCGTCGGCAGCGCGGGTCTCGCCGGTTCCGTGGACCACTGCCGGGTCGAGCCGCGGGCCACGCCCGAGAGCTGACGTCCCGCCGGGCTCAGCGTGTCCTGAACCCGTCCGGACGCCGGGCGGAGAACAGGTCCGCCTGCCGGTCCGGGGGCAGGTTGCCCAGGGAGATGAGGTGCGGGGACTGGGCGAACGCGTGGGCGCGGGCCGCCTCGTGGGCCGTCCACAGGGCGCGCACGGTGCCCTGCACCCCCTCCGGCGGGCAGGCCGCGACGGCCTCTGCGCACCGGACGGCCGCCGCCAACGCCGCTCCGGGAGCGGTGAGTTCGGAGACCAGCCCGATGTCGTGGGCACGCCGGGCGGACATCCGCTCGGCGGTCCCCATCAGCGCCATCCGCGCGGCCTCCCCGTACGGCATCCGGTGCGCCATGTACACCGACTCGTACGCGCTGACCATGCCGTACGTCGTGTGCGGATCGAAGAAGGTCGCGGTCTCGTCGGCGACGACGAACTCCGCCTCCCCGAGCAGATAGAAGGCGCCCCCGCAGGCCATGCCGCGCACGGCGGCCACGACCGGCTTCCACAGGTCGTTGGCCTTGGGGCCGATGCGCAGGAGCGGATCGTCCACCATGAAGGGCGAGTCCGGCTGCGGCACCTCGGACGCACGGTCGAGCCCGGTGCAGAAGGCCCGCTCGCCCGCCCCGGTCAGGACGACGGCCCGCACGGAGTCGTCGAACCGGAACGCCCTCCAGGCCGAGGCGAGTTCGGCGGCGGTCTCGACATCGATCGCGTTCAGCCGGGCGGGCCGGTCCAGGGTGAGGACGGCGACACCGGTCTCCTCGTCGCGGGAGATCCGCAGCCCGCCGCTCACGACCGCTCCAGAACCCACTGCGGCAGCCCCCCGGCACCGAACACGACCCGCACCCGCGCCCCGATCCGGATGCGGTCGGGCGCGAGGGAGCCCAGCGGGTCGCCGGGCCCGGCGACCAGGTTGCCGACCAGGCGGATGCGCGGGGCGTCGGCGAGTTCGACGACGGCCGCGTTGTACGGCACCAGGGCCGCGTACGCCGGAAGCAGGGGCGGGTGGGGGACGACGTACGACCAGACCCGGCCGAGCCCGCTCGTCAGGCGCCACCGGCTCCCGAAGGAACGGCAGTGCGGACAGCAGGGCCGGGGCGGGAAGCGCGGCTCGCCGCAGTCGGCACACGCCTGGATCCGCAGCTCTCCCCGGGCGGCGTACTCCCAGAAGGGCGCGCCGTCGGCGTCCACGACCGGCGGGAGCAGACCTTCCGCGGGGTCCGGGGTGGGGGCTCGGGTCATCTCGGCTCCTCAGGTTCGCAGCAGGACGGCGGAGGTGGGGACCCCTTCCCCGGCCGTGACCAGACAGGTGGCGGCGCCGGGCACCTGTGCGGTACTGGTCCCCCGCAGCTGCTTCACGCCCTCGGTGATGAGGTTGAAGCCGTGCACGTACGCCTCGCTGAGCCCGCCCCCGCCGGTGTTGAGCGGCAGCCGTCCGCCGATCTCCAGGGCGCCGCCCTCGGTGAAGGCGGCGCCCTCGCCGCGGCCGCAGAAGCCGTAGCCCTCCAGGGAGAGCGGTATGAGGGGCGTGAAGGCGTCGTAGATCTGGGCCACGTCGACGTCGTCCGGGGTGAAGTCGGCGTTCTTCCACAGGTGCCGGGCGGCGGTCCAGGCCGGGCCGGTGAGCGGGTCGTCGTTCCAGTAGTTGACCATGCCGTGGTGCTGGGCTGGCAGGCCCTGGGCGACGGAATGGACGTACACGGGCCGCCGCCGGCAGTCCCGGGCGCGTTCGGCCGACACGATCACGCAGGCCAGCGCCCCGTCCGTCTCCAGGCAGTTGTCAAAGAGACAGAGGGGTTCGCTGATCCAGCGGGAGGTCATGTACATCTCGCGGGTGAGCGGGCGGTCGTACATCATCGCGGCGGGGTTCTGGTTGGCCCGGTTGCGGCAGGCGAGCGCCACGTTGAAGAGATGGTCGCGGGTGGCGCCGTACTCGTGCATGTAGCGGCGCGCCAGCATGCCGATCTCGTCGGCGGGCCTGAGCAGCCCGAAGGGCCGCGTCCACTGCGCCGGGGTCGGGAGCTGGGCGACCGTGTTCCGCCACGGCCGGGGGCCGCTGCCGCGCTTGCGCGACCGCCAGGCGACCCCGACGCTCGCCTGCCCGGTGGCCACGGCGGCGGCGAGATGAGCGACCGTCGCGCA
This region includes:
- a CDS encoding Zn-ribbon domain-containing OB-fold protein, with protein sequence MLPPVVDADGAPFWEYAARGELRIQACADCGEPRFPPRPCCPHCRSFGSRWRLTSGLGRVWSYVVPHPPLLPAYAALVPYNAAVVELADAPRIRLVGNLVAGPGDPLGSLAPDRIRIGARVRVVFGAGGLPQWVLERS
- a CDS encoding lipid-transfer protein, which codes for MARSTAGIKDATAVVGIGQTPFARQLPEPEKTLACRAILAALDDAGIAPSEVDGLASYTMEETDEVEVAKALGFGDLTFFSKVGYGGGGSCATVAHLAAAVATGQASVGVAWRSRKRGSGPRPWRNTVAQLPTPAQWTRPFGLLRPADEIGMLARRYMHEYGATRDHLFNVALACRNRANQNPAAMMYDRPLTREMYMTSRWISEPLCLFDNCLETDGALACVIVSAERARDCRRRPVYVHSVAQGLPAQHHGMVNYWNDDPLTGPAWTAARHLWKNADFTPDDVDVAQIYDAFTPLIPLSLEGYGFCGRGEGAAFTEGGALEIGGRLPLNTGGGGLSEAYVHGFNLITEGVKQLRGTSTAQVPGAATCLVTAGEGVPTSAVLLRT
- a CDS encoding enoyl-CoA hydratase/isomerase family protein, producing the protein MSGGLRISRDEETGVAVLTLDRPARLNAIDVETAAELASAWRAFRFDDSVRAVVLTGAGERAFCTGLDRASEVPQPDSPFMVDDPLLRIGPKANDLWKPVVAAVRGMACGGAFYLLGEAEFVVADETATFFDPHTTYGMVSAYESVYMAHRMPYGEAARMALMGTAERMSARRAHDIGLVSELTAPGAALAAAVRCAEAVAACPPEGVQGTVRALWTAHEAARAHAFAQSPHLISLGNLPPDRQADLFSARRPDGFRTR
- a CDS encoding outer membrane protein assembly factor BamB family protein yields the protein MVDQLTQHDPRRIGPFEVLGRLGAGGMGLVYLARSASGRRVAIKTVRTELAEDQLFRVRFTREVEAARAVSGFYTAAVVDADPRAAVPWLATAYVPAPSLEEIVNECGPMPAQAVRWLAAGVAEALQSIHGAGLVHRDLKPSNVLVVEDGPRVIDFGIASGVSNTRLTMTNVAVGTPAYMSPEQAKDSRSVTGASDVFSLGSMLVFAATGHAPFHGANPVETVFMLLREGPDLEGLPDELRPLIESCMQMEAAGRPNPADLQAQLAPHLFGSGSDDSGTASAWLPERAVGLIESRRGGRPPVKTQPSGGRSGGGRPVVPPPPAHAPAVVGAPDTGPVRLAGGKVPIGPGPRVADARAAAVKAPPPEAGLAASWSRPRVGVNGADPAPVLAPPPPPDSPSGWRPWRFRMSNDVWGTPTVAGDLVYVTSFEVHALDVATGRRSFKTRDVAWSMAVADGRIHASDGPTLFALEAREGADLWRLATDAWVYSLKADRGTVVTGTRGGGVQAWEASNGQKLWELTGAQTDFESPEAGPAVHDGTVFVWKDARLRALEARTGEERWSYPIGDAASCGGVPVRLTRADDGYVYISAGTRALAVDVASGHVRWHFEAPAVFLCPPTFVPGPAVAGGGVYLADYLGTVYALDATDGRDRWRIATEARASIDPVLVAAGHVHVGSGKGLYTLDAVTGTPKWRFQAGGDIVGAPAVAEGRIHFGSTDHLLYTLKADDGRLRWKLATGGEITGAPVVKDGVVYACSKDRCVYALDAEKGTGTARTT